In a single window of the Silurus meridionalis isolate SWU-2019-XX chromosome 8, ASM1480568v1, whole genome shotgun sequence genome:
- the prph2la gene encoding photoreceptor outer segment membrane glycoprotein 2, translating into MAVLHVRFTKTQRDRLAQVLWLLNWISVVTGLILFSLGLFLKVEINKRRELMAKQDVHSVPDMLIAVGLIACIINFVGGKICYDCVDTNKFLRWKLLMLPYIICTFFFTLCVLVGALMCYTMHGELKESLALGLQEAIRYYKDTDTPGRCFLKSTVDLLQIQLQCCGNKNHRDWFQIQWISTRYLDMSKQEVVDRFRSNVEGKYLVDGVPFSCCNVNSPRPCIQYQITNNSAHFNYDYKTEELNLWNKGCHQALVEYFTNIMHSIGLIVLLIWLFELSVLTGVRYLQTALENVLLQGDPESESEGWLLENSFAETARSSFNMIKNLGKGNQIEAENGDPNVNRPSTAHYGPDNVPPKQMPVAS; encoded by the exons GGATTTCTGTGGTGACAGGCCTCATACTGTTTAGCCTGGGCCTTTTCCTAAAAGTGGAGATCAATAAGAGGAGGGAGCTAATGGCTAAGCAGGATGTTCATTCTGTACCAGATATGCTAATTGCAGTGGGGCTGATAGCATGCATAATCAATTTTGTCGGAGGAAAGATCTGCTATGACTGTGTAGACACCAACAAGTTCTTGCGCTGGAAGCTTCTGATGCTCCCTTATATAATTTGCACATTCTTCTTCACACTGTGCGTGCTGGTCGGCGCACTAATGTGCTACACCATGCATGGGGAACTGAAGGAATCACTAGCACTAGGCCTACAGGAGGCTATACGCTACTATAAAGATACGGATACACCGGGCCGCTGCTTCCTTAAAAGCACTGTTGACCTGCTGCAGATCCAACTCCAATGTTGCGGTAATAAAAACCACAGGGACTGGTTCCAGATTCAGTGGATTAGCACTCGCTACCTGGACATGTCCAAGCAGGAAGTGGTGGA CCGTTTCCGCAGCAACGTTGAAGGAAAGTACCTGGTTGATGGAGTACCTTTCAGCTGCTGTAACGTCAATTCACCTCGACCCTGTATTCAGTATCAAATCACTAACAACTCAGCTCACTTTAACTATGACTATAAGACAGAGGAGCTCAACTTATGGAATAAAGGCTGTCACCAGGCTTTGGTGGAATACTTCACCAACATAATGCACTCAATCGGCCTTATCGTGCTTCTCATCTGGCTCTTTGAG CTCTCTGTGCTCACTGGTGTCCGCTACTTACAGACAGCTCTGGAGAATGTGCTGCTTCAAGGAGACCCAGAATCTGAATCAGAAGGATGGCTGTTGGAAAACAGCTTTGCGGAAACTGCACGCTCTAGCTTCAACATGATAAAAAACCTGGGCAAGGGAAATCAGATTGAGGCTGAAAATGGGGACCCCAATGTAAACAGGCCATCCACAGCACACTATGGTCCTGATAATGTACCGCCTAAGCAAATGCCTGTGGCCAGTTAA